In Nocardia sp. NBC_01327, the genomic stretch ATGTAGTGGGCGCGGGGTTGCCGTTGTGGCTCGATTGGGAGGCGGTCCGGTGGACTGGATGGGCGAATGTGTCGGCAACAGGATTGGGTTGGCAATGACCGGTGCGGGGGTGGGCCTGGGTGAACTCGCCGGGCGAACCGGACTCCCCGAGGTATTGCTTGCCGGCCGACTTGCCGCGCCCGAATACCTCCGGGTCGACGAACTCGTCATGATTGCCGCGGCGACGAAACGAGATGTGGTGGAACTGCTTCCGTGCTCACGTGGGCCTGCCGCGGCTGGATGCAACGCGTGTGGTGACGCGGTGGAATGAGTTAGGGCGGTGCTCCTGCGGGAGTGCCGCCCTCTTTTGTCGTCTTCAGGTGAGGGAGGTGTCGCCGAGGGATTCGGAGAGGTGGCGGAGGAGGTTCACGATTTGGGTGCGGTCGGTGGGGGTCAGGGCTGCCAGTAGGCGTTGTTCGTTGGCTGTGTGGAGGGGGAGGAGGCGGTCTACTAGGTCGCGGCCCTCCGGGGTGAGGTTGACGCGGATGGCGCGGCGGTCGGTGGGGTCGGGGATGCGGGCTACCAGGCCCTTGGTGGTCAGGCGGTCTATGCGGTTGGTGATGGCGCCGGAGGTGAGCATGGCTGCTTTGTTCAATGCGCCTGCGGTGAGGCCGGTTTCGCCGGCGGAGCGGCGGAGGGTGGCGAGGACGTCGAATTCCCAGCGTTCGAGGTTGTGGGTGCGGAAGAAGTCGATCAACTCGCGGTCGAGGATCTGGGCCAGGCGGGTGATGCGAGCGACGATCTCCATGGGGGAGACGTCCACGTCGGGGCGGACTTCTCGCCAGGCGGCGGTGATCTGGTCTACGGCGTCGGGCACGCGGGCTCCTGTCGGGAAATAATCTCAACATTAAGATACTTGACGTTGAGGTATCTGCGTGATTTTATCTTAACGTTGAGATTATCAATGAGGAGCTAATGATGAACATCAGCACCCGGACCGGGGGATACGCCGGGACACTTGCTCTGACCGGGCTCGCGCCGCTGGTGTGGGGTTCCACCTACGCCGTCACCACCGAGTTCCTGCCGCCGGATCGGCCGATGTTCACTGCGCTCATGCGGACGCTGCCCGCGGGGCTGCTGTTGCTGGCCATGACGCGCAAGCTGCCGCACGGCGAATGGGTGTGGAAGGCGGGCACTCTAGGCGCGCTGAATATGGGGGCGTTCATGCCGCTGCTGTTCCTCGCCGCGTATCGGCTGCCGGGTGGCGTGGCGGCGGTGCTCAGTTCCGCGTGGCCGCTGTTCGCGCTGCTGCTGGCGGCCATTGTGCTTAATGAGCGGTTGACCCTGCGGAAACTGCTTGCGGCGGTGATCGGTATCGGCGGCGTCGGGCTGGTGGTGCTGCGGGCGTCCGCTGCGCTCGACACGCTGGGTGTGGTCGCCGCGCTCGGGGCCGCGGTCTCCATGTCGGCGGGCGTCATCATGACCAAGCGCTGGGGACGGCCGGAAGGCGTTACG encodes the following:
- a CDS encoding MarR family winged helix-turn-helix transcriptional regulator, coding for MPDAVDQITAAWREVRPDVDVSPMEIVARITRLAQILDRELIDFFRTHNLERWEFDVLATLRRSAGETGLTAGALNKAAMLTSGAITNRIDRLTTKGLVARIPDPTDRRAIRVNLTPEGRDLVDRLLPLHTANEQRLLAALTPTDRTQIVNLLRHLSESLGDTSLT
- a CDS encoding EamA family transporter, translated to MNISTRTGGYAGTLALTGLAPLVWGSTYAVTTEFLPPDRPMFTALMRTLPAGLLLLAMTRKLPHGEWVWKAGTLGALNMGAFMPLLFLAAYRLPGGVAAVLSSAWPLFALLLAAIVLNERLTLRKLLAAVIGIGGVGLVVLRASAALDTLGVVAALGAAVSMSAGVIMTKRWGRPEGVTPLAMTGWQLTAGGLMLVPIALGIEGAPPALDGRAIGGYLYLGLIGTALAYAIWFRGLARANATSVAFLGLLSPLSAAIIGWAALGQSLTPLQVLGMAIALGGTLLGQLATAPRKSAPAPETAVAVSNAV